A part of Azospirillum thermophilum genomic DNA contains:
- a CDS encoding IucA/IucC family protein, translating to MPFPRDLPGHPEERVVRQLAAALLFEGIVAPAVTGDERLSWRSGEGEFRCLGTFGPFGRPRIRPGSVEMRGEDGDWRAATLARMVAGLDAPDPNRDGLLAELERTVALCRWNAANLAATPRHGLSFADLEGRLEEGHPYHPCFKARLGFDEADHAAFGPEVGQRFQLVWLLVARSCLHQAIPGDEEAFWRAELGPVAWETVRRRRAELNLPVSDYGLLPLHPWQWWALREGEVAPWLAPWLADGRAVCLGPLGDHYRASQSLRTVMNTDDPRKADVKLALNIVNTASRRIIEPHSVCTGPAISGWLTAVVEGDPDFRERYPLTLLPEYAGVIADREGRLAGQMAALWRRSVQSVLGRASQPFPSTC from the coding sequence GTGCCCTTTCCGCGTGACCTGCCCGGCCACCCCGAGGAGCGGGTGGTCCGCCAGCTTGCCGCCGCCCTGCTGTTCGAAGGGATCGTCGCGCCGGCGGTGACCGGCGACGAACGCCTCTCCTGGCGCTCGGGCGAGGGGGAGTTCCGCTGCCTGGGAACCTTCGGCCCCTTCGGGCGCCCGCGGATCCGGCCGGGATCGGTCGAGATGCGGGGCGAGGACGGCGACTGGCGGGCCGCCACCCTGGCCCGGATGGTCGCCGGCCTCGACGCGCCCGATCCGAACAGGGACGGCCTGCTGGCGGAGCTGGAGCGCACCGTCGCGCTCTGCCGGTGGAACGCCGCCAACCTCGCCGCCACCCCGCGCCATGGCCTGTCCTTTGCCGATCTGGAGGGCCGGCTGGAGGAGGGGCATCCATACCACCCCTGCTTCAAGGCGCGGCTGGGCTTCGACGAGGCCGACCATGCCGCCTTCGGGCCGGAGGTCGGGCAGCGCTTCCAGCTCGTCTGGCTGCTGGTCGCCCGGTCCTGCCTGCACCAGGCGATTCCCGGCGACGAGGAGGCGTTCTGGCGCGCCGAACTCGGCCCCGTCGCCTGGGAGACGGTGCGGCGCCGCCGGGCGGAGCTGAACCTGCCGGTGAGCGACTACGGCCTGCTGCCGCTGCATCCCTGGCAATGGTGGGCGCTGCGGGAGGGGGAGGTGGCGCCGTGGCTGGCCCCCTGGCTGGCCGACGGCCGGGCGGTCTGCCTGGGGCCGCTGGGCGACCATTACCGGGCCAGCCAGTCGCTGCGCACGGTGATGAACACCGACGACCCGCGCAAGGCGGACGTCAAGCTGGCGCTGAACATCGTCAACACCGCCTCCCGCCGGATCATCGAACCGCATTCGGTGTGCACCGGCCCGGCGATCTCCGGCTGGCTGACCGCCGTGGTGGAGGGCGATCCGGACTTCCGCGAGCGCTATCCGCTGACCCTGCTGCCGGAATATGCCGGGGTCATCGCCGACCGCGAGGGGCGGCTGGCCGGGCAGATGGCAGCGCTGTGGCGGCGCAGCGTGCAGTCGGTGCTGGGGAGGGCGAGTCAGCCGTTCCCTTCAACATGCTGA
- a CDS encoding IucA/IucC family C-terminal-domain containing protein, which yields MLMVTEADGSAFAAPWIERYGLLPWLDRLLEAAVLPVWHLLVRHGIAVEAHGQNMILVHRDGWPVRLVLRDFHDSVEYAPDFLADASRLPDFPSLHPAYREAPPDRYYWASGVDALRELVMDTLFVFNLTELSDLLALTHGLPEDVFWRRVHELLEAHARRHGLEERHRRVGHAAPEILTESLLRGKLLRAREEIHHSVPNIFARFAPSASGSSR from the coding sequence ATGCTGATGGTGACGGAGGCGGACGGGTCCGCGTTCGCGGCACCCTGGATCGAGCGGTACGGGCTGCTGCCCTGGCTCGACCGGCTGCTGGAGGCGGCGGTGCTGCCGGTCTGGCACCTGCTGGTCCGCCACGGCATCGCGGTCGAGGCGCACGGGCAGAACATGATCCTGGTCCACCGCGACGGCTGGCCGGTGCGGCTGGTCCTGCGCGACTTCCACGACAGCGTGGAGTACGCACCGGACTTCCTGGCCGACGCCAGCCGCCTGCCGGACTTCCCCAGCCTGCATCCCGCCTACCGGGAGGCGCCGCCCGACCGGTACTATTGGGCGAGCGGCGTGGACGCGCTCCGCGAACTGGTCATGGACACCCTGTTCGTCTTCAACCTGACCGAACTGTCCGACCTGCTGGCGTTGACGCACGGGCTGCCGGAGGACGTCTTCTGGCGGCGCGTTCACGAGCTTCTGGAAGCCCATGCCCGCCGCCACGGGCTGGAGGAGCGGCACCGCCGCGTCGGCCACGCCGCCCCGGAAATCCTCACCGAATCCCTGCTGCGCGGAAAGCTGCTGCGCGCGCGGGAGGAGATTCACCACAGCGTTCCCAACATCTTCGCGCGCTTCGCGCCATCAGCTTCGGGGAGCTCCCGATGA